Below is a genomic region from Thunnus albacares chromosome 4, fThuAlb1.1, whole genome shotgun sequence.
ctttgtgtttcctcggacagtgtttccctgttgagctgcaggtggaagtatagtaacaaaaagaggaactttggcactaaaaagactgtaacgttgaaagatatctacttgatttgactcatttggacgctgaagcttcatattagcttcagataaactttaaatacatttttgcacagaaggaggactgtggattttgtcctccatcacttccattgtaaggtcattatgaagggatcttctaatggtcagtatgaacaggaggaatgattacagcaagaaaaacatgtttaaatgtgtttaaagacAGATTCTCAatgattgattagttgtttggtctataaatgtcagaaaattgtgaaaaatggtGATCCTTGTTtgccaaagcccaagatgacgtcttcaaatgtcttgtttctattcagtttattatcatagacgactaaagaaaccagaaaatattcacatttgagaagctggaatcagagaattcatccattcaaaacaatgaatcaattatcaaaatagttgacgatTATTTAGTAGCTGGCAACTAAGTGATTAAtcgatcaactaattgttgcagctttacttTAGTGATGACAGcactaataatgataatagcCATTTCCAATAAGCAAACAGGAGGACTCACATCTAGATGAGTTAATTACAGAGTATGTATGTAATAGTAATTGTAATGTATTTCACATTATTGTAGAGCAACAGAGAAACACCATTTCTAAAAGAGATGAGAGACTGAGCACATCTCAGGTGCTCTGAGAAAAAAATCGATAAATAATATTAGAAGCAGATGAGCTGAGAGGTCTGACATATATATGATGGGACAAGGCCGTTCAGACCTTTATAGACAAGCTGAGGAACCATAACGTCTATTCAAGTACACACTGGAAGCCAGTGTAGCGTTTTGAGGACAGGTGTAACATGCTCTGTTCACTGTTAGCCAACCAGCAGCCTATAACTGCGTGATAATCCATACTTCAGTGCTGaatcactgctgtgtgtttgtgctttagcTGGGTGGCTGGTCAGAGCGGCCTCCTCCCACCATGGAGGCAGGAGGGAAGGACTGCGAAGAGGAGACGCTGCAGACTGCCTTTAAGAAGCTGAGGGTGGATGCTGAGAGGTAAATATGAGCAAACCGCGCCGACCGAACCTCTGCTTTCTATCTACACtcttgttttctgctgctgtcatgGTTGTTTGTCGTCACCACATACCGTAAAATGCCAGATAATGACATCATCGGTGACGGTACGGTCATGATAAACCCGATGAAGTcatgaaatttgaaaaatgcCATATCCAGGTCGGGATAAAAGTACAAACCCAAAAGGTTTTTGGAAAAGTCATgaaaagagctgcacagatatttttaggaatattagttttaaatgtgacaggtgttttattttgaaatcatGCAATAGTAGAGCAGAACTACCAAAcgtacagtatactgtatattatagaTTTCATGTCTCAAATGTATCTCTGTGTGAGAGTTTCATACAAAAACGATTCAAAGTGATTaacagaaaacagtagaaaGTAAGTTATTACTTCAATAAAGAAAGTATTCATGCATAAAAACTCACacaaaactaattaaaaactaaaatgtcaaaacctTGAGGAATCTAATTTTGTAGCTAAGATTTAATTACAGTAAgatttaaatcattaattttgaCACCAAGAGTTAATAGAATGAAAACTTGTTTTTCCCTTATTTAACGAGAGACCTGGCAAAGTGGGCAACAGAAACAGTTACCAGTTAAACCAGTTAATATGCACTAAAACAGTACAGACAGAATCCAGTGCAAGATGTATGAACAGATAGAttttcaaataaagaaaaaaacactaaatttaAGAGCAACCACTGATGTGATCAAATCATCACAGTACAATTCTTATgaaaaaatccataaaatataatataaatgatcCGACTgcattcaaatgtatttttaaatgattgaaGTTGACATCTGGAGGATCTCCGTTTCGTTCTCTTTGGCGCCACCATGTGGCAATAAGCGGTAATTGCTGGTGTGTTGTTCTTTTGTGCAGATAACAGTAATAAATTACTCTTActggctttttacttgcaaggcttttattgcacttacgGTATTTTAACAAGTGTAGTTGTCTGTCAGACGGAGAGGATACAACAAGACGCAGCAGagactgtttatttatgttgtttatctCATTTTTGTGCTctcgtttcatttcagctcattgtgAGTCTCGACTATGTTTCGCTGCCGTTTATGGTTGCGTTGTGAGGAGCAGCGAGGGGGCGGGGCTcagtcctctgtgtgtgtgtgtgtgtgtgtgtgtgtgtgtgtgatgctgatGGTTCGGTGTTACTAAATGACATTCTTGCTCTGACAGAGTCCCTATAAGTTTCTCTCTTGTCTCCAGTGTCCCTGGAGCTGTGAGCGTTTCCGAGGCGTTGGCTCCCAGAGCGTCTCGAGCTTGTCTCGACAACAGCGGAGCGAAGCCCAAACTCAGCTGCCCCAAGGACAACTGGCATGGGTAGGTGGAGGTAGATGTGTCGTCTCGTGAACAGAAGGTTAAACTTTCAGGCTGTGGAATATCTTTCTTCTTCAGTCTCggcaacaaaaaataaatcagtgatCTTCTCAATCAAATGGCTTGACTGTACTGGGTGGATTTCCCACTTGAGAAACTGGGAATAACGAACTTTGTGGCACTCTGTGACTTCCTCTGTTGTCCTAAAGGTCGATACAGTCGATCACACAGTTGTTGTCATTAATTTATACGTACGCTGATTCTGTCAGACGTCACgatcataaaataatgatttgttcAGTGATAGTGAACAGAAAAGAGgacgaagaagaagagatttaaCTTTCTCTCAGTTGTTCTGGTGTCTCACTGTGGATATTCATGTTTATGAAAACAACCTGGAAACACTACTGCAGTCCTACTGGTTAAGATCCGTTCCACATAACCATTGTTGCCATCTCCCTCTCTAGTcctgtgtttcctgtctttatctTGACTGTCAccatcaagaaaaacaaaatgaagataTAACAGTTTTAATAATAAGATGTAGACGTGTCTCACATGATTTTAAAGACTGTGATTGCgacataatgttgttttttcccccattgttccctttcctcttcttctcttcttctgttcctcttcctatttcttcttctatgttTAGCTGCATGAGGAAAACATCTCGAGGAGCATCCAGAACCCAACGGCGTCGGAGGTCCAAGTCCCCCATCCTCCACCCCCCGAAGTTCACCTACTGCAGCACCTCTGCAGCCTCTGCACTGTCGCCCCCTAGTGTCTGCCTGAAGCACCAGCGCCTGGCCATGCCAGAGCCTGCGGAGCCTCATCCCGCAGTCGATGGAAGAACGACCTCCTCTGTCGCCGTCACTGCCCAGAAAGAGCTCTCTCCTTCGGGCACCGCGGGCCACATTTCTCCCGTGGTGTTCGGAGCTGGAGCCGTGGTTTCCTCACCATCATTACAAGAGATCCCCGTTGTCATTACTACTGCTGCGACGTCATCCAGGCAGGATGGAGGAAGCTCTGGAGATGTTCGATCGAGCGAGGGGAACGGCTCGGAGAAAAGCGCCTGTGACGGAGCGGAATCCGGAGCGGGAGCGCCCGCGGAAGCTGCCGACTTCCGAGCTCTATCCAAGCTGCACAGCAGCGGTTCGGCAGAAGGCCCCCACATTCCCTGCTCCTCCTGTGCTCAGAGAAACCGCTCCGATTCCCCAAAAGGCCCTAAAGAGAGTACGCAGGGGGCCGAGTCTCAGTGCCAGTGCCAGCCCACCCATCACCTGAGCTGGAACGGCGTGGAGGTGTACTCCTTCACGGGGCTCCGCAACGTCATCTCAGAGTGCGAGAGGAGCCTGCCGAGCCAAGATGCACCCAGAACTCTCAGCGCCAACAGTAACGCCGCCGCAGCTTCGTCGCCTTCATCGTCATCGTCTCCGGCGTTGTCGTCAGGTTCCCCACGCTCGTGCTCGGAGCAGGCGCGAGCCTACGTCGATGACATCACAATAGAGGACCTTTCTGGTTACATGGAGTATTATCTATACATCCCCAAGAAGATGTCACACATGGCTGAGATGATGTAcacttaaataaatattattattattattattattattattattattattattattattatatcagaTAAGGAAATAATAAGataaagaggttttttttttctgttgttgatgGAAAAGGCAGCCTCAGAGGAATGTCAGTAGTGGGTAGACGAATGAGTCAGGCATGAAAGTTGTAATTTAAATATACAACGTTAACTGATTTCTAACCCAGGTTGAAATGTTTCCATTTCCCTGCCCTCTCTTTAAACCTTCCCTTCATTTTACTAGAACTGACCAGAAACACAGGACCGCCAACTATTACTCATTAGTTCTGACTTTCTccgcctcctttttttttttttttttttttttttttttttgtgctacatggatcatttgttttattgatttttttcagtttacaaATAAAGTTGCCAAAGCTCTTGGTGCAGTCTTGCAGAAGGAGATAATAGTAGGAATATGCAAACTTGTAATGCCAAGTGTGATTATGTTTGTGGTGTTGTGACCTTCAAAGTCACCTGTCTGGATTTCATTTCACTCAATAAAAGAAGCAAACTGTTTTTGTGGAAATGTTTGTCATCATTTCTTCCGTTAAAGTAGATACACAACAGCTTCTATTCCTGAAAcaccttctcatctaactcatccagaaagcaaatatgtttattttgaaaaatgttgaacttgttCTTTAGTGTTTTCTACATACTATAAACAATACATGCTGATGAAAATACTCCACAAGATGTGCAGtgctggaagaagtactcagatcctttcagtaaaagtaccaatacagcaatgtaaaaatactacatattacaagtaaaagtcctgcatgaaaaatcctacaaaagtaaaagtacataagtattatgagcttgatgtagttaaagtattgcagtaaaagtagtggtttggtccctctgactgatatattattatatatgacatcattagattattaatagtgaagcatcagtgttagagcagcatgttactgttgtagctgctggatgtggagctagtttacactactttatatacagttagctagtttagtccagtggttcccaacctaggggttgagatgattaatgggagaggaaagaagaaaaaacaaagttctgatacacaaatctgttttcagtttttcactATTTGGTGATAGCATATTCCATTCTTGCCTTTCAGATAAGAATTGTAATGAAAGTAAAGTTTGCCTTTGCTTTTACAAGAAATATAGGCCCCTAACAATAATGATAAGGTGACAGAGGCAGGAAGTACAACATGTAataaacatttcttcatttgtGGTAAACACTTCTGTGAATATTCTCTTGAGAAAGTTTCACTCTGCAAAAGGAAAGTCAGATCTTCAGAAAATCAGGTTGTGTGGTTTTCACTCTGTGCTGTAGTTGCTTTTTGACCTATGAAGGATGAGATGTAGACATAGAAATTAGATGAACTTTTTAACATTGTGCTTCTATAATTACAGTAATAACTAAGTTGAAGAAGGTTTATCTTGCTGGAGCAGAAGGAAGCACATCTCCCATCATAGATGTAGATTGTGTTATGTGGTGTTTTCTACTTGTATATATTTTTGGAGGTGGTCTGATGGTTCGAGTCTGTGCTCACGTAGAGTGTCCCTGAATGAGGAAACCAAGCAAGAGAGCGGGGGTGGGTCGGTGATGcctgtacaaaacaaaactgaaagatgACAAGAAGTTGTGGTTTGTGAAAGATGGAAGTAGCTTTTTAAGGGGGGACTGGACattcaagaagaagaagaaagagcaaGCTGAGTTCAAAACAGCATCTACCTCTCTGTGACTAAAGAACAGAAACTTCATCTGGAAACTGACCGGCAACCTTTAGTTGAAGTGTAAGATGGAATAATTTAACTGTATCCTGAATATGAACGCTGAATCCTGCTTGGTGagttttataattaaaaaacacatttatctgtgCTCAAGTATAAAATCCCTCAATATTGGTGGTCTTTAAATTATATATGTaattctctttgtctctgcatTTTGGTGAGGTTGAATTTGATAAGATTACATTTTCCACTCCTTGCTGTTCATCCCTTGTGAAGTTCATTtgaaatttattattattatccacaAGTTGTTTACATCTGTGGAAATAAACTGTCAAGAAAATGGTACATTAATGGGTATGTTCCTCTGTTAATAAGGACACTTAAGCCATAAGTAAATGTTGTAAGTTAAGACTAATTTTTAAAGAAGGAGAGACTTCaagatgcatttttaatggcaggaaaaaatgtattgaacaGCTGAATATTAATACATTATaacagcaaaaagcaacactTGCTGCAAATAAGGTGAGAGAGGAATGCCGGCAGAAAACTGCTGATTGTGTAAATTTGGcaattaaaaaactgttttgtaatTAGTTCATTTACTTATTTCACCACTCAATGCTCTCTCCGTGTCTCCCACATCCAgagctcttaaactttaaacttgatgcagcagattgAAACATTATACTCAAAAAGTGCATTCAGGTCTAactctgtcccataatgaaggataagtggaaatcactttaagttttggccaaatcaaagtgaaattaatattatagattaaatgttatctgtgataaataccaatagattaattaatcttattttatttgttttatacaaagtattttttcattagtttttagttttgtttttttttttaaaaagatttgaaataaactttgatatattgtaacaaaCTCCCATCCCATAAGTAACCCTAACCTattgcaccattacaaatttacagtatgacatataaaatgaatgataagTACGATAAAAGACTAATCAATTTTCTAATCAGTGTTCTAATATCTGCAGTACCAGCATTGTTAAACAACTTGGCAGCAAATCAGGTAGTTAGTGAAAGGACGGTGCTTTTTATTGCCAATTTAACCCAAAACTcggaacataacctgctccagaccaggttaagtttgcagcataagttaccatggtgatctagccaggttaaaagagagacacctttgtgacattgaaaaccctggCTTGAGGCTCAACATACCTCGCTAACACACTAATCTCGCTTTGTAGTATAACCCTCAGGTTAGAACAGAGTGGTATTAAGTCTCCAACAGCAAGTTTTCATAGTAACATCTCCAGAAGGGAGGTGCACCCATCAAGTCTGCAGGAGCCCAGCAGACACTCAgcattgaaacagttttattggTTGCAATATACGCTGtatgcatttaaaatgtaaatattctttGAATGTTTGCCTGCTTTATTTTGCCTAATGTCTTAGAGTGGAAGGAAAAGTTTTTGCAAGTGTTGCAATAAAGGGAATTTAAGATACAGTGATTCACAACttaaaatgaatgtgggtgGAGGGTAAATGTCAGTGAGGTTagtagaggagggaggggagtcATGACTGACTGTActaactgtctgctgtgttttcagcttcactCAGAGACAAAATGGCTTCCAGATCAGAGGAGGATCTCTGCTGTCAGGTCTGTCATGACGTCTTTAGAGATCTTGTTGTTCTGTCATGTAGCCACAGCTTCTGTAAAGACTGTCTGAAAAGCTGGTGGAGAGAGAAACCAACACATGAGTGTCCAGTTTGTAAGAGAAGATCTTCAAGGCCAGAACCACCTCGTAACCTGGTGTTAAAGAACCTGTGTGAGTCCTTCTTACAGGACGGAGATCAGAGAGCTTCAGAggctctctgcagtctgcactcCGAGACACTCAAActcttctgtctggaccatCAGCAGCCGGTGTGTCGCATCTGCAGagattcagaaaaacacaccaaccacaGATTGAGACCCGTTGATGAATCTGCACGACAACACAAGAAGGAACTTGAGGAAACTCTGAAGCTCTTAAAGGAGAAGTTAAAGGTTTGTGAACGAGTTAAAGTGAAGTTtgatcaaacagcagaacacattaaGGTCCAGGCcggacacacagagagacagattaaggagcagtttaagaagcttcaccagtttctagaagaggaagaggaggccaggatggctgctctgagggaggaagaggagcagaggagtcagatgatgaaggagaagattgaggctctgagcagagagatagcagctctttcacacacagtcagggccacagaggaggagctgaaagCTGAAG
It encodes:
- the oser1 gene encoding oxidative stress-responsive serine-rich protein 1; translation: MEAGGKDCEEETLQTAFKKLRVDAESVPGAVSVSEALAPRASRACLDNSGAKPKLSCPKDNWHGCMRKTSRGASRTQRRRRSKSPILHPPKFTYCSTSAASALSPPSVCLKHQRLAMPEPAEPHPAVDGRTTSSVAVTAQKELSPSGTAGHISPVVFGAGAVVSSPSLQEIPVVITTAATSSRQDGGSSGDVRSSEGNGSEKSACDGAESGAGAPAEAADFRALSKLHSSGSAEGPHIPCSSCAQRNRSDSPKGPKESTQGAESQCQCQPTHHLSWNGVEVYSFTGLRNVISECERSLPSQDAPRTLSANSNAAAASSPSSSSSPALSSGSPRSCSEQARAYVDDITIEDLSGYMEYYLYIPKKMSHMAEMMYT